Proteins encoded by one window of Drosophila melanogaster chromosome X:
- the CG13362 gene encoding uncharacterized protein, with translation MRLSFVITLILTGSRLSNAFWWPKTTTETREPSGGQILQQIPLTYFRTYTYQPLAPGFFGFGAAQTPMLPGAQYDPYGMTSYAAGRRHDSVSRQEVTAPTDLSNAPSSSRTTSTTPAPTTTTTTTTTTTPAPTTRPSTTTTSTTPPPVPPPPQSTSSSFSEGPTSSLLRFGEYPAYNRRVNNLYNARPQYPYPDYFNYQPQQQTVVSEQGVSSNSRIQFVPCMCPVSMPSFVSSSTAATLPSQLSTSSTSFVSQPAARHIEGQELEAEVDGETDNEGEEEDEDEEQGQGQEQDQGQSQSHSLEGIAIKAQTERQDITSDSPV, from the coding sequence GGAAACCAGGGAGCCGAGTGGCGGCCAAATCCTCCAGCAAATTCCGCTCACCTATTTCCGCACATACACTTATCAGCCATTAGCTCCTGGGTTTTTTGGATTTGGAGCTGCTCAGACGCCTATGCTGCCTGGTGCTCAGTACGATCCATATGGGATGACCAGTTACGCTGCTGGCAGACGACATGACTCCGTTTCCAGGCAAGAAGTTACTGCTCCGACGGACTTGAGCAACGCGCCGAGTAGCTCTCGGACAACCAGCACCACTCCCGCGCCAACGACAACAactaccaccaccacaaccaccactcCGGCACCAACAACAAGACCTAGTACTACTACCACCAGTACAACCCCACCACCAGTACCACCTCCGCCCCAGTCCACCAGTAGTAGTTTCTCCGAAGGACCCACTTCTAGCTTGCTGCGCTTTGGTGAATATCCCGCGTACAATCGCCGGGTAAACAACCTCTATAACGCCAGGCCTCAGTATCCATATCCGGATTACTTCAACTatcagccgcagcagcagaccGTAGTATCGGAGCAAGGGGTCTCCAGTAACAGTCGCATTCAATTTGTTCCCTGCATGTGCCCGGTCAGTATGCCCAGTTTCGTCTCATCCTCGACAGCGGCCACATTGCCTTCGCAGCTGTCCACTTCCTCCACATCGTTCGTGTCCCAGCCGGCGGCTCGTCACATCGAGGGACAGGAATTGGAAGCGGAAGTTGATGGCGAGACAGATAACGAGGGAGAGGAagaggacgaggatgaggaacaggggcaggggcaggaaCAGGATCAGGGCCAGAGCCAGAGTCACAGTCTGGAAGGCATTGCCATCAAGGCCCAGACAGAAAGACAGGATATAACTTCAGACAGTCCTGTCTAG